From Dermochelys coriacea isolate rDerCor1 chromosome 9, rDerCor1.pri.v4, whole genome shotgun sequence, one genomic window encodes:
- the MBNL3 gene encoding muscleblind-like protein 3 isoform X3 produces MFAQQMQFMLPGAQLQPITTFPVTPSLATSPTMAFSPYLSHVSPGMGLVPAELLPNTPVLVSGNPTVTVPGGSVAQKLMRTDKLEVCREFQRGNCTRGENDCRYAHPIDIAMIDTNENTVTVCMDYIKGRCSREKCKYFHPPAHLQAKIKAAQHQVNQTAATAMALPPGALQPLPKRPALEKNNGATTVFNPSVFHYQQALANMQLQQPTFIPTGSVLCMTPTASVVPMMHGATPTTVSAATTPATSVPFAATATANQISQLSVDELSSSMFVSQM; encoded by the exons atgtttGCACAACAGATGCAGTTCATGCTACCGGGCGCTCAACTACAGCCAATT ACTACGTTTCCTGTGACTCCATCACTTGCAACTAGTCCCACCATGGCTTTTAGTCCCTACCTAAGTCATGTTTCTCCTGGGATGGGCTTGGTTCCTGCAGAACTTTTACCAAATACACCTGTCTTGGTTTCTGGGAATCCTACTGTTACAGTACCGGGAGGCTCTGTTGCTCAGAAACTAATGCGTACGGATAAATTGGAG GTTTGCCGAGAGTTTCAGCGTGGAAATTGCACACGTGGTGAGAACGATTGCCGTTATGCTCACCCCATAGATATTGCAATGATAGACACAAATGAAAACACTGTTACAGTTTGCATGGATTACATCAAAGGCCGATGCTCTAGGGAGAAATGCAAGTACTTTCATCCCCCTGCACACCTGCAAGCCAAAATCAAGGCAGCTCAACACCAGGTGAACCAGACAGCTGCAACTGCAATG GCCCTGCCGCCTGGTGCACTTCAACCTTTACCAAAGAGGCCAGCACTTGAAAAAAACAATGGTGCCACCACAGTCTTTAACCCAAGCGTTTTCCACTACCAACAGGCTCTAGCTAACATGCAGTTGCAACAGCCTACATTTATCCCTACAG GGTCAGTACTGTGCATGACACCCACTGCAAGCGTTG TGCCCATGATGCACGGTGCTACGCCCACCACTGTGTCTGCAGCAACAACACCTGCCACCAGCGTCCCCTTCGCTGCAACAGCTACAGCCAATCAG ATATCCCAGTTATCAGTAGATGAACTGAGTAGCAGCATGTTTGTTTCACAGATGTAG